The genomic window TGATGGAATGTCCCGAGGACGTGGCGGGGGCCGCGTCGAGGTTGGAGTGAAGAGTGTTGGTAGTAGGCGTCGGCGCGGGTGCACACGGTGCTCGCGCAATCCTGACGTACCTGGACAGTCCGCATCGAGCGCCGATCGCATCGCGAACAGTGCGTCGGCAACGCGGCCAAACGCTGGCGTCGACCATCGCGGCAGGGGTATCTGCACTTCACACCACCGCATCCAAACTAGCTGTACCCGTGGCGTATTCGGCTATCGCCTACAGGCAGACCGAGGATGCGGACGCATTGAGTACGCGCCGCGACCCTCGGCCCTCCTGGCTCGTACACGAGACCGCCGCGCAATTGCGATACCTCAGGTTCACCGGAACCGTTCCCTCACACGGCGCGACGGTGCTGTGCGACCTCGGAAGCACAGGAATGACGGTGTCCGTCCTCGACCTCTCCGCCGGAGCAACCGTCGCATCGCGTCGAACATCCACATTCTGCGGAGACGACCTCGATCACCTCGTTCGTAGACACCTGGCCGAGAACGGCGTAAGAACCGACGTCGACGCCTCCCGATCCATCAAGGAGCAGCTGAGCGGTTCCGGTGTCGTCAGCGCACACGGAGCGGACGGAACCGGGCAGCACGTATTCACCCGGCGCGATTTCGAGGGCATCATCTCGGGCCCGGTACGGTACGCCACCATGGTCGTCGAGCAGACCATCGCGCTGTCGGGTGCGAAGCCCGCGTCGATCGTTCTTCTCGGGGGCGGGGCGAACGTCGCATCGATCGGTGCTGCGTTCGAAAAGCGGCTCGGTCTCAGAACACTCGTACCCGGCCGACCCGAACTGGTGTCGGCACGAGGCGCAGCCCTGCTGTCCGTGGATCAGCAGGGCTGACCTGCACTCACCGGTGGACGAACTTCGCCTGACGCTTCTCGACGAAGGCGGCCATACCTTCCTTCTGGTCCTCGGTCGCGAACGTCGAGTGGAACAACCGTCGTTCGAACCGAACACCCTCGGCAAGCGAGGATTCGAAGGATCGGTTGACCGCGTCCTTGGCCATCATTGCGATGGGTAACGACATCTCGGCGATGGTGGTTGCAGTGGCAATCGCCTCGTCGAGCAGGTCGGCCGCAGGCACGATCCGCGACACCAGACCGGCCCGCTCGGCCTCGTCGACCTTCATGTTTCGGCCGGTCAGCACCAGCTCCATCGCCTTCGCCTTGCCCACCGCACGCGTGAGACGCTGCGATCCTCCGATTCCGGGGATGACACCGAGTTTGATCTCCGGCTGGCCGAACACCGCGTTGTCGGCGGCGATCAGTACGTCACACAGCATGGCCAGTTCACAACCCCGCCGAGCGCATATCCGGCCACTGCTGCCACGATGGGGGTTCTGGCCGCGCTCAGACGATCCCACGAGGTGAAGAAGTCGTCGAGGTAGACATCCATGTACGACTTGGGCTGCATTTCCTTGATATCGGCGCCGGCGGCGAACGCCTTCTCCGAACCGGTGATCAGGATTGCGCCGATGCTCTCGTCACGGTCGAGATCCTCGACGACAGAGACCACCTCACTCATCAACTGAGAATTCAAGGCGTTGAGCGCCTTCGGACGATTCAGGGTGATGATCCCGACGCGTCCGCGCCGCTCGAGCAGGATCGTCTCGTAGTCGCTCATGCGCCAGCTCCTGTCGAACGCTCGCGAATGTCGTTGATGATGCCGGAGAAATCGACGTCGGTACCACCGCCGGAAGTTTCCTTGAACCGCGAGTAGATCTCCGCAGCCTGCAGTCCGAGGGTTCCCTCGACACCGTTGTCCCGCAATGCGTTCGCGGCGAGGCCGAGATCCTTGTCCATCAATGCCGCGGCGAAGCCGGGCTTGTAGTCGTTGTTGGCGGGGCTCGTGGGGACCGGCCCCGGCACCGGACAGTTGGTCGTCAACGCCCAACACTGACCCGACGCCGTGGATGCGACGTCGAACAGTGCCTGATTGCTCAGTCCGAGCTTTTCCCCTAGGACGAACGCTTCGCTGATCGCGATCATCGAGACGCCGAGGATCATGTTGTTGCACACCTTGGCGGCTTGACCGTTGCCCGCCGCGCCACAGTGCACCACCTTACGGCCCATCACGTCGAGTACCGCTGCAGCCGAATCGAAATCGGCCTCGGAACCACCGACCATGAACGTCAACGTGCCGGCCGCTGCTCCCCCAACCCCGCCCGATACGGGCGCATCGAGGCTGCGATGCCCTGCTTCGCTCACCAGCTTGTGGGCGGCATGGGCGTCGGCGACATCGATCGTCGACGAGTCGATGAACAGCGTTCCCGGCGCTGCTGCGGGGAGCAGGTCTTCGTAGAGACCGAGCACGAGACGCCCGTTGGGCAACATCGTCACGACGGTGTCGGCGTCCTTCACAGCGGCAACCGCGGATTCGACGACGGTGACGCCGTCGGACGTTGCCTGTGTCAGCGCTGCGGGCACCAGGTCGAATCCCTGCACCGTGTATCCGGCCTTGACGAGGTTGGCCGCCATCGGGCCGCCCATGTGTCCGAGACCGATGAAGCCGATCGTCTTCTCACTCATACGTTGTTCTCCAGTCCTAGCTCGAGGCTGCCCACGCTGCCGAAGTACCGATCGACGTCGGCGTCGGTTACGTCTGCGAGAGTCGCAGGCGTCCACTTCGGGTTTCTGTCCTTCTCCACCACCTGCGCCCTGATGCCTTCGACGAGATCGTGTGATTCGAGGCTCGCGAGCGAGACGCGGTACTCCTCGTTCAGTACTTCTTCGAGCGACGACGCCTTCGCCGCATTTCGGAGAGAACGCAGCGTCACCTTCAGCGACACGGGCGATTTCGATTCGATGTCGGAGGCGGCCTTCTCCGCGTCGGGAAGTCCGCTGCCGCGCAGGCCGTCGACGATCTCCTCGACGGTGTTCGCTGCGTAGTACCGGTCGATCCACTCGCTCGATGCTTCGAGCGCCGACGACGGTGCTTCCTCGGTGTATTCGGTCAACGCATCCGAGAGCAGGCCGCTGACCACTGCGTCGTAGAACTTCTCGAGATTGGCCGACGGCATGTAGTGATCAGCGAATCCCGCCGCGATGGCGTCACCCGCGTCCATTCGAGCGGTCGTCAGACCGAGATGCGTGCCGAGTTCTCCTGGCGCACGCGAGAGCAAGTACGTGCCACCGACGTCCGGGATGAACCCGATCCCGACCTCGGGCATCGCTATCTTGGAGCGTTCGGTGACGATGCGGGTGTTGGCGTGCGCCGACAGTCCGACGCCACCTCCCATGACGACACCGTCCATGATCGCGACGTACGGCTTTGGGAACCGAGCGATTGCAGCGTTGAGGATGTACTCGTCGCGCCAGAAGTCCTTGGAACCGCTGCCGCCGTCTTTGGCGTCGTGGTAGATCGAGACGATGTCACCGCCCGCGCACAGCCCTCGCTCGCCGGCGCCGACCAGAAGGACCACGTCGATCCCGTCGTCGGCTGCCCACTCTTCGAGCTTCGGTGCAATCTGCAGCACCATGTCGTGATTGAGGGCGTTGATGGCCTTGGGCCGATTCAGCGTGATTCTGCCGACGCCGCCGCGGACGTCGAACAGAACTTCAGGCTCGGTCATGCTGCTCCCACTATCGAGCGAGCCACCACGACTCGCATTATCTCGTTGGTTCCCTCGAGGATCTGGTGAACGCGAAGATCGCGAACGATCTTCTCGACTCCGTACTCCGCAAGATACCCGTAACCACCGAGCAACTGTAGTGCGTCGTTCGCGACCTGGAATCCGGTGTCGGTCCCGAATCTCTTTGCCATCGCACAGAGTTCGACCTTGTCAGGAGCGTTCGTCTGCAACGCATCCGCGGCTCGCCACAGCATCGTCCGTGCCGCTTCGAGTTCGGTCTTCATATCGGCCAACCGGAACTGGAGCGCCTGAGCGTCGAGCAGCCTCGAACCGAAGGCCTTTCGCTCCAACAAATACGCGACAGCTTTGTCCAGCGCTGACTGAGCACCTCCGATCGAGCACGCGGCAATGTTGAGCCTGCCGCCGTTCAGTCCGTTCATAGCGATACGGAAGCCGTCACCTTCGCTACCGAGGAGGTTTGCCGCGGGAACACGGACATCCTCGAATACGACCTGCCGTGTCGGCTGAGCGTTCCAACCCATCTTCTTCTCGTTTGCGCCGAACGACAGCCCCGGCAAATCCTTCGGCACGACGATCGCGGAGATCCCTTTGGGCCCGGGCTCACCCGTCCTCGCCATCACGACATACACATCGGAAGTACCTGCGCCCGAGATGAATTGCTTGACGCCATTGAGCACGTACTCGTCCCCATCGCGAACGGCCTTGGTGCTCAGGGCTCCCGCGTCGGACCCGGCGCCGGGTTCGGTGAGGCAGTAGCTGCCCAGTTGGTCCATCGAGCACAACCCAGGTACCCACTGATGGCGCTGCTCGTCGTTGCCGTAGGTGTCGATCATCCACGTCACCATGTTGTGGATCGAGATGTACGCCGCGATGGACGGATCACCCGTCGCGAGTTGTTCGAAGATCCGGACGGAGTCCAGCCTGGTCAGGCCGGACCCGCCCACGTCCTCGCCGATGTAGATGCCGCCCATGCCCAGGCCTGCGGCTTTGCGCAGCACGTCCACCGGAAAATGCTTGCTCTGGTCCCACTCGACTGCGTTGGGCGCGAGGAACTCGTCGGCGAAATCTCGTGCCGTCTCGTTGATCGCACGCTCGTCCTCGGTCAAAGTAAACATGCGTCAGTCCATGTTGGGGATGACGAAGTGATTGGCGGTTGCCTCTTTCTTGCCCGACGGCCACCGCTGCGTGACCGTCTTGGTCTTGGTGTAGAAGCGCACCGAATCGGGTCCGTGCTGGTTGAGATCACCGAAACCGGAGCGCTTCCAGCCACCGAACGTGTGGTAGGCGATCGGTACCGGAATCGGGACGTTGACCCCGACCATGCCGACCTGAACCCGAGAGCAGAAGTCTCGGGCCGTGTCACCGTCGCGGGTGAAGATGGAGACACCGTTGCCGTACTCGTGCTCGGTCGGGAGCCGGAGTGCGTCCTCGTAGTCCTTGGCCCGGACGACGATCAGGACCGGTCCGAAGATTTCTTCCTTGTAGATGCGCATGCCCGTCGTGACCTTGTCGAACAACGTTGCGCCCGCGAAGAATCCGTTCTCATGACCTTCGAGGACGAAGTCACGGCCATCGACGACGAGCTCGGCGCCCTCGTCGATTCCGATCTGGGTGTAGTCGTTGACGCGCTTCAATGCGTCGCTGCCGACGAGCGGGCCGAAGTCGGCGTTCTCGTCGTCGGAGCGGCCGATCTTCAGGGTCGCGACGCGTTCTTTCAGTTTGGCCACCAGTGCATCTGCGGTCTCTTCGCCTACCGGGACGGCAACGGAGATGGCCATGCAGCGCTCACCCGCGGAGCCGTATGCAGCACCGAGGAGGGCGTCGGCGACCTGGTCGAGATCGGCGTCGGGCATGACCAGAGCGTGGTTCTTGGCTCCGCCGAAGCACTGCGCGCGCTTGCCGTTCTTGGCCGCGGTCTCGTAGATGTACTGCGCGATCGGAGTGGAGCCCACGAAACCGATTGCCTTGACACGGTCGTCGTTCAGCAGCACGTCGACGGCGTTCTTGCCGCCGTTGACCACGTTGAAAACGCCCGGAGGCAGGCCGGCTTCGAGGAAGAGCTCGGCGAGCTTGAGGGGTACCGACGGGTCACGCTCGGAGGGCTTGAGGATGAAGGCGTTTCCGCACGCGATGGCCGGGCCTGCTTTCCACAGCGGGATCATGGCCGGGAAGTTGAACGGGGTGATGCCTGCGACGACGCCGAGCGGCTGACGCATGGAATAGACGTCGATACCGCCGCCCGCGCCCTCGGTGTATTCGCCCTTGAGCAGGTGCGGGATGCCGACAGCGAATTCGACGACCTCTAGGCCACGCTGAATATCGCCCTTGGCATCGGCAATGGTCTTGCCGTGCTCACTGGACAGCAGGCGGGCCAGCTCGTCCATGTCCCGGTTGATCAGCTGCAGGAACTTCATCAGGACGCGGGCTCGGCGCTGCGGATTCCAGGTGGCCCACTCGCGCTGCGCCTGTTCGGCGTCGGCGATGGCAGCTTCGACCTCGGCGTCGCTCGCCAGAGGTACGAGCGCCTGCACCTCGCCGGTGTTGGGGTCGAACACGTCGCCGAAATTGCCAGACTGTCCGGAGACATGCTTGCCACCGATGAAATGTGTGAGTTCGCGAGCCATGAAATCCGTCCTTACAAGTACGAGGAGATTATGTGTGCCCATCCTATAGTTGGACTTCCATGTATGTCCAGAAGTCGTAGTGGCACGGTTGAGCGCCCGGTAGGGCACTTAACCGTGCCACTGGCGGCGAAGCCGCCTTCACAAGCGTTCGTAGAACGCCTTCAGATCGGCTACAGCCCTGCTGACCTCATGTTCCTCCGAGCCGTCGGCACGGAAGACCTTGCGCAGGATCAGGGGGTCGAGATCGTCAACGGCCGCGGAGAACGCCACCTTCGGCAGTGCGGGGAACGACGCCTTGTCCGCGAACCAGTCACGGCGATCGAACTCGGTCTCGGTGTCTCCGACGCCTTCGATCAGCTGATCGAGGTCGACTCCGCGCAACGTCAGAATCGTGGCAGCGGACGCATCGATGTGCTCTGCTGCGATGTACATCAGTGCGGCGGCGTGCTTGCACGGCCACCCGTCGTCCGGGCAGGTGCAGTCGAAGTCGAGTTGCCCCTTGTCGTGCGGCAGCAGCACCGAGGCCAACGCCTG from Rhodococcus sp. P1Y includes these protein-coding regions:
- a CDS encoding CoA-acylating methylmalonate-semialdehyde dehydrogenase, whose amino-acid sequence is MARELTHFIGGKHVSGQSGNFGDVFDPNTGEVQALVPLASDAEVEAAIADAEQAQREWATWNPQRRARVLMKFLQLINRDMDELARLLSSEHGKTIADAKGDIQRGLEVVEFAVGIPHLLKGEYTEGAGGGIDVYSMRQPLGVVAGITPFNFPAMIPLWKAGPAIACGNAFILKPSERDPSVPLKLAELFLEAGLPPGVFNVVNGGKNAVDVLLNDDRVKAIGFVGSTPIAQYIYETAAKNGKRAQCFGGAKNHALVMPDADLDQVADALLGAAYGSAGERCMAISVAVPVGEETADALVAKLKERVATLKIGRSDDENADFGPLVGSDALKRVNDYTQIGIDEGAELVVDGRDFVLEGHENGFFAGATLFDKVTTGMRIYKEEIFGPVLIVVRAKDYEDALRLPTEHEYGNGVSIFTRDGDTARDFCSRVQVGMVGVNVPIPVPIAYHTFGGWKRSGFGDLNQHGPDSVRFYTKTKTVTQRWPSGKKEATANHFVIPNMD
- a CDS encoding isobutyryl-CoA dehydrogenase — protein: MFTLTEDERAINETARDFADEFLAPNAVEWDQSKHFPVDVLRKAAGLGMGGIYIGEDVGGSGLTRLDSVRIFEQLATGDPSIAAYISIHNMVTWMIDTYGNDEQRHQWVPGLCSMDQLGSYCLTEPGAGSDAGALSTKAVRDGDEYVLNGVKQFISGAGTSDVYVVMARTGEPGPKGISAIVVPKDLPGLSFGANEKKMGWNAQPTRQVVFEDVRVPAANLLGSEGDGFRIAMNGLNGGRLNIAACSIGGAQSALDKAVAYLLERKAFGSRLLDAQALQFRLADMKTELEAARTMLWRAADALQTNAPDKVELCAMAKRFGTDTGFQVANDALQLLGGYGYLAEYGVEKIVRDLRVHQILEGTNEIMRVVVARSIVGAA
- a CDS encoding SWIM zinc finger family protein — translated: MMADFSQYGKRRKVKGGIESQNKRGAFGQTWWGRHFVTAMEDLADPGRIARGRTYARGGQVLNLGVERGQIYGEVQGSQLEPFSASVTVDPLTDGQIAALIERVSSNPGMLAELASNAIPQALASVLLPHDKGQLDFDCTCPDDGWPCKHAAALMYIAAEHIDASAATILTLRGVDLDQLIEGVGDTETEFDRRDWFADKASFPALPKVAFSAAVDDLDPLILRKVFRADGSEEHEVSRAVADLKAFYERL
- a CDS encoding enoyl-CoA hydratase/isomerase family protein codes for the protein MTEPEVLFDVRGGVGRITLNRPKAINALNHDMVLQIAPKLEEWAADDGIDVVLLVGAGERGLCAGGDIVSIYHDAKDGGSGSKDFWRDEYILNAAIARFPKPYVAIMDGVVMGGGVGLSAHANTRIVTERSKIAMPEVGIGFIPDVGGTYLLSRAPGELGTHLGLTTARMDAGDAIAAGFADHYMPSANLEKFYDAVVSGLLSDALTEYTEEAPSSALEASSEWIDRYYAANTVEEIVDGLRGSGLPDAEKAASDIESKSPVSLKVTLRSLRNAAKASSLEEVLNEEYRVSLASLESHDLVEGIRAQVVEKDRNPKWTPATLADVTDADVDRYFGSVGSLELGLENNV
- the mmsB gene encoding 3-hydroxyisobutyrate dehydrogenase, which produces MDACDSRRRNRRRRRSVLRQRGQPRARTGEQRMSEKTIGFIGLGHMGGPMAANLVKAGYTVQGFDLVPAALTQATSDGVTVVESAVAAVKDADTVVTMLPNGRLVLGLYEDLLPAAAPGTLFIDSSTIDVADAHAAHKLVSEAGHRSLDAPVSGGVGGAAAGTLTFMVGGSEADFDSAAAVLDVMGRKVVHCGAAGNGQAAKVCNNMILGVSMIAISEAFVLGEKLGLSNQALFDVASTASGQCWALTTNCPVPGPVPTSPANNDYKPGFAAALMDKDLGLAANALRDNGVEGTLGLQAAEIYSRFKETSGGGTDVDFSGIINDIRERSTGAGA